The Puniceicoccales bacterium genome has a segment encoding these proteins:
- a CDS encoding D-alanine--D-alanine ligase, translating into MKECNKIVILCGGYSSSEREISLKGGEAVCRALADILNVVKIHLDADEIPVKLDPKTDVIFPILHGEFGEDGQLQRLLETTGFGFAGSDSQSSALCMNKLRAKTLALELGINTAKFVELESRQYEYEELCDAFSGHPFVLKPVGKGSSIGVHRIFAKSDWLAVCGEVLRGDWFVEEHVRGREITVPILGHKSLPMIEIMPKSGFYDYRHKYVAGMTEYIVPAKIDHGLVAVFSEWSEKIYANCGCRDFGRIDFILSNEGVVNFLEINTIPGMTATSLFPKSAAYNGLSFQELCVEMIMPVLKRSGISLKNVLLSSN; encoded by the coding sequence TTCATCGGAACGAGAAATTTCGCTGAAAGGTGGTGAGGCGGTATGCCGTGCGTTGGCAGATATTTTGAATGTGGTAAAAATACACTTGGATGCAGATGAAATTCCTGTAAAATTGGACCCAAAAACAGATGTAATTTTTCCGATTTTGCACGGGGAATTTGGTGAAGATGGTCAGCTTCAGCGTTTGCTAGAAACCACTGGATTTGGTTTTGCTGGCAGCGATTCGCAGTCTAGTGCGTTATGTATGAATAAGTTACGTGCAAAAACTTTGGCGTTGGAGCTGGGTATTAATACGGCAAAATTTGTCGAACTAGAGTCTAGGCAGTATGAATATGAAGAACTTTGCGATGCATTTTCTGGCCATCCTTTTGTATTGAAGCCGGTGGGCAAAGGAAGTAGTATTGGAGTTCACAGGATTTTTGCCAAAAGTGACTGGTTGGCGGTTTGTGGTGAAGTTTTGCGTGGCGACTGGTTCGTTGAAGAGCATGTCCGAGGCCGCGAGATAACGGTGCCAATTCTTGGACATAAGTCTTTGCCTATGATAGAGATAATGCCAAAGAGCGGGTTCTATGATTATAGGCATAAATATGTAGCCGGGATGACCGAATATATTGTGCCAGCAAAAATTGACCACGGTTTAGTTGCTGTATTTTCAGAGTGGTCCGAGAAAATATATGCCAATTGTGGCTGTCGCGATTTCGGGCGCATTGATTTCATCCTGTCCAATGAAGGTGTTGTCAACTTCCTTGAGATTAATACAATTCCCGGAATGACTGCCACTAGCTTGTTTCCAAAAAGCGCTGCCTACAATGGCTTATCGTTCCAAGAGCTTTGCGTTGAAATGATAATGCCAGTTCTGAAACGGTCGGGTATTTCGCTAAAAAATGTCCTATTATCATCAAATTAA
- a CDS encoding FtsQ-type POTRA domain-containing protein produces the protein MFKKLALWLSVGAIIIGLAYGSYLFLVERYPVLKQNIFTQPVRQIDFLSDGVLSAHWAKGIISVKKNIDIMDVDIFEIRDKFELFRQIKHVEVKRSFPDTIKIHIHERWPVLRVLGQENNRSKMVRTQMFIDSEGVIFQGMGYSREMVEGLPYLDAAMIKKDKRSGQYECADGIDGVAELMSLARKKYPNIYSKFEVISCDKVMGKHAAPWRRIKLRCSFAKEVVFSDSNFEEQLEKLNFILSDTKVSTKLPVYRLDVTAGKEVVVKFRDDNGGK, from the coding sequence GTGTTTAAAAAATTAGCACTTTGGCTATCGGTCGGAGCGATTATCATTGGACTAGCCTATGGAAGCTATCTATTTCTGGTTGAGCGATATCCTGTTCTCAAGCAGAATATATTTACCCAGCCGGTCAGGCAGATAGATTTTCTGTCCGATGGCGTTTTGTCAGCTCACTGGGCGAAAGGAATTATTTCAGTGAAAAAAAATATTGACATTATGGATGTGGATATTTTCGAAATCAGAGATAAATTTGAGCTATTCAGGCAAATAAAGCATGTGGAAGTCAAAAGATCATTTCCTGATACGATAAAAATTCATATCCATGAGCGATGGCCAGTTTTACGTGTGTTGGGCCAGGAGAATAACAGAAGTAAGATGGTCAGAACTCAAATGTTCATTGATTCTGAAGGGGTTATATTTCAAGGCATGGGATATTCGAGGGAGATGGTGGAGGGATTGCCGTATCTTGACGCTGCTATGATCAAGAAAGACAAGCGTTCCGGGCAGTATGAATGTGCCGATGGGATCGATGGAGTTGCCGAACTTATGTCTCTGGCTAGGAAGAAGTATCCGAACATATATTCTAAATTTGAGGTAATTTCCTGTGACAAAGTTATGGGGAAACATGCTGCGCCTTGGCGAAGGATAAAATTGCGATGTAGTTTTGCCAAAGAGGTGGTTTTCAGTGACAGCAATTTTGAAGAGCAACTCGAAAAACTCAATTTTATCCTTTCCGACACAAAGGTTAGCACTAAGCTTCCGGTTTATAGACTGGATGTTACTGCAGGTAAGGAAGTTGTGGTTAAGTTTAGGGATGATAATGGCGGTAAATAG
- a CDS encoding UDP-N-acetylglucosamine diphosphorylase has product MNAIDFFQFPENFGHFSGYFDLHQAPWEWLCKIKIALEERRLQNLAPGISGGVSVGRNVYIHPSVKLPHFATLGNNVFIDKETELRPGAYVRDNVIIGCGCVIGNSCELKNSIIMNYVQIPHFNYVGDSILGNHCHLGAGVILANLRLDKKCVRVLQKDTGLRKFGAILGDLAQVGCNSVLNPGTILHKNATVSSCMSFAGVLPCNKIAFIDRNGVAMVKNMKTDN; this is encoded by the coding sequence ATGAATGCGATAGATTTTTTTCAATTTCCAGAAAACTTTGGTCACTTTAGCGGATATTTTGATCTCCATCAGGCTCCATGGGAATGGCTTTGCAAGATAAAGATAGCATTGGAAGAAAGGAGGTTACAGAACTTAGCGCCGGGAATTAGCGGTGGAGTTTCCGTAGGCCGCAACGTATATATTCATCCGAGTGTAAAATTGCCGCATTTTGCCACATTGGGCAATAACGTGTTCATCGACAAGGAGACCGAGTTGAGGCCTGGTGCCTATGTAAGGGATAATGTCATCATTGGCTGTGGCTGTGTTATTGGCAATTCGTGTGAGCTAAAGAACTCTATAATAATGAATTACGTGCAAATTCCTCATTTTAACTACGTGGGTGATTCGATCCTTGGCAACCATTGCCATCTCGGTGCCGGCGTAATTTTGGCTAATCTGCGGCTGGATAAGAAGTGTGTGCGTGTTTTACAGAAGGATACCGGTCTCAGAAAATTTGGTGCAATCCTTGGTGATTTGGCCCAGGTCGGCTGTAATTCTGTTCTAAATCCTGGCACAATTCTCCACAAAAATGCCACGGTATCGTCCTGCATGTCCTTCGCTGGAGTGTTGCCATGCAACAAGATAGCGTTCATTGATAGAAATGGTGTGGCGATGGTGAAAAATATGAAAACTGATAATTGA
- a CDS encoding type III secretion system chaperone → MGDLIKFKRVVGYLAEQLKLGNLEPDEEGACYLAFDDDLIMKCAAIEDSNQVEMVSYVGVLQRDSVDALREILKYNHFWSDTAGANLGLSDEDSTVMLSQYIDMDFIDEITFYKSVENFVNAMDHWKTKFPELAKFAEDGAPQQAVDQGVPVSGDYNPGFMMGV, encoded by the coding sequence ATGGGTGACTTAATTAAATTTAAAAGAGTGGTTGGCTATTTAGCTGAACAATTGAAGCTCGGCAACTTGGAACCTGATGAAGAGGGAGCCTGTTACCTTGCCTTTGATGATGATTTAATAATGAAATGCGCTGCCATAGAAGATTCAAATCAGGTTGAGATGGTTTCTTATGTTGGTGTATTGCAAAGAGATAGCGTTGATGCGCTGAGGGAAATTTTAAAATATAATCATTTTTGGAGTGATACTGCCGGCGCAAATCTTGGTCTCTCCGATGAGGATAGCACAGTGATGCTAAGTCAGTACATAGACATGGACTTCATCGATGAAATAACATTTTATAAATCCGTCGAGAATTTTGTAAATGCCATGGATCATTGGAAAACGAAATTCCCTGAGTTGGCCAAATTTGCCGAAGATGGCGCTCCTCAACAGGCTGTAGATCAAGGAGTTCCGGTTTCTGGAGACTATAATCCTGGTTTTATGATGGGAGTATGA
- a CDS encoding GNAT family N-acetyltransferase, whose translation MNGFGGLENAPMIFSEDVILKALSYKNIDNITAYLSDRETVFLLTYTPYPYTREMAEFWIRHIDNTMARGETFYWSINVKSDFIGTIGLSIFSEHDKAEMHYWIGKPYWGNGYCTAAARLVINYCFNVMKLHRLEVNHMTRNVGSRRVIEKCGFIFESEAVDYVKRFGKYENVMFYRLMMDDVKNTRSN comes from the coding sequence ATGAATGGCTTCGGCGGACTGGAAAATGCTCCGATGATTTTTTCAGAGGACGTGATTCTTAAAGCTTTATCATACAAAAATATTGATAACATAACAGCCTATTTGAGCGATAGGGAAACAGTTTTTTTGCTGACCTACACGCCCTATCCCTATACCAGAGAAATGGCAGAGTTCTGGATCCGCCACATAGACAATACCATGGCGCGCGGCGAAACCTTTTACTGGAGCATAAATGTTAAAAGTGATTTCATCGGCACCATTGGCCTATCCATATTCAGCGAGCATGATAAGGCCGAAATGCATTATTGGATTGGTAAGCCTTACTGGGGCAATGGTTACTGTACTGCTGCTGCACGCCTTGTCATCAATTATTGTTTCAACGTTATGAAATTGCATCGGCTGGAGGTGAATCATATGACTCGCAATGTCGGTTCTCGGCGAGTCATAGAAAAATGTGGATTCATCTTCGAAAGCGAAGCTGTCGACTACGTAAAAAGGTTCGGTAAATATGAAAACGTGATGTTTTATAGACTGATGATGGATGATGTGAAGAACACTCGTTCCAACTAA
- the metG gene encoding methionine--tRNA ligase has protein sequence MKKFYITTAIDYANGKPHIGHAYEKILADVISRIHRLMGEEVHFLTGLDEHGQKVQQTAEKNGMTPQELCNATAVEFRSMCRELSILYDDYVRTTQPRHKAVVINILQKLFDQGDIYKAEYSGYYSTVTEQFLQEKDKVNGIWPKEVFGDVIEMSESNYFFRLTKHRDWLADYINGHPDFIFPQFRAKQVLEFLADDINDLCISRPKHRLSWGIPLPFDDQYVTYVWFDALINYISVVGYGTNDFEEYWPVDYHTIGKDILVPAHAVYWPIMLHALDIPMPKTLLAHGWWTCSGTKMSKSLGNVINPMEYAKIYGSDPVRYFLIREMKVGQDSDFSHDLFSARYDNDLGNDLGNLVSRILNMVSRYCNGVCPEYTQDQGYDGGMIALWATIKDRFIDQCYGLQFHLALDDLFIFIRATNKYIETMAPWKLAKSSSSDDKNTLFATLAIAAECVRITALALYPLMPNMADKIFYLFGMHPGKLCWKTDLLFSNSLAGNRFIESAILFPRLDP, from the coding sequence ATGAAGAAATTTTATATAACGACGGCCATAGATTATGCCAATGGGAAACCACACATTGGCCATGCCTATGAAAAAATTTTGGCAGATGTGATATCAAGAATTCATCGTCTTATGGGAGAAGAAGTCCATTTCCTGACTGGATTGGATGAACATGGTCAAAAAGTTCAACAAACGGCGGAAAAAAATGGCATGACCCCTCAGGAATTATGCAATGCAACCGCCGTAGAATTTAGGTCCATGTGTCGAGAACTTTCGATTTTGTATGATGACTATGTACGCACAACCCAACCGCGACACAAGGCAGTGGTTATCAATATATTACAGAAATTATTTGACCAAGGAGATATATACAAAGCAGAATACAGCGGCTACTATAGCACTGTAACAGAACAGTTTCTGCAAGAAAAGGATAAAGTCAATGGCATCTGGCCAAAAGAAGTGTTTGGCGATGTGATTGAGATGAGCGAATCCAATTATTTTTTTCGCCTGACTAAGCACAGAGATTGGTTGGCAGATTATATAAATGGCCATCCAGATTTCATTTTTCCACAGTTTCGCGCAAAGCAAGTCCTTGAGTTTCTGGCAGATGACATCAATGATCTATGTATTTCCAGACCCAAGCATCGATTATCCTGGGGAATTCCATTGCCCTTTGATGATCAATATGTCACCTATGTATGGTTCGATGCGCTCATAAACTACATTTCTGTAGTAGGTTACGGCACAAATGATTTTGAAGAATATTGGCCAGTGGATTACCACACCATAGGCAAAGATATTCTTGTGCCTGCCCATGCGGTCTATTGGCCAATAATGCTTCATGCTCTAGATATCCCTATGCCAAAGACACTTCTCGCTCATGGCTGGTGGACCTGTTCCGGCACAAAGATGTCCAAAAGCCTTGGTAATGTAATAAATCCGATGGAGTATGCGAAAATATATGGCTCCGATCCTGTTCGCTATTTTTTGATTCGCGAGATGAAAGTTGGCCAAGATAGTGATTTTTCCCACGATTTATTCAGTGCCAGATATGACAATGATTTGGGCAATGATCTAGGCAATTTGGTCAGCCGAATATTGAACATGGTGTCGCGCTATTGCAATGGCGTGTGCCCAGAATATACTCAAGATCAAGGCTATGATGGAGGCATGATAGCGCTATGGGCGACGATTAAAGATAGATTCATTGATCAGTGCTATGGCTTGCAGTTTCATTTGGCCTTGGATGATCTGTTTATTTTCATAAGAGCAACCAATAAATATATAGAAACCATGGCGCCATGGAAGCTGGCAAAATCCTCTTCCAGTGATGACAAAAACACCTTGTTTGCAACATTAGCCATTGCAGCAGAATGCGTTAGGATAACGGCCCTGGCTCTATATCCATTGATGCCGAATATGGCTGATAAGATATTTTATTTGTTTGGGATGCATCCTGGAAAACTCTGTTGGAAGACCGACCTATTGTTCAGCAACTCGTTGGCTGGCAATCGATTTATTGAAAGCGCAATACTTTTCCCGAGGCTAGATCCTTAG
- a CDS encoding glycosyltransferase has protein sequence MVFSGDDMFRHSLIAKEIYQLSPCDNFFGRAFAYINRYELESAEKYVVKSAKIITCHCLYRFHCHFVHKMFRQYGIPYNVVLHGALDRFVRSQRKICKALWLNMFGKQFLADARYVICATSAEKIKAMEFFSNANYVDLYWPTELYEKKWTELDKKRQELRIRYGIKEGFRVLLCLGRLNSVKNPLDVIISLKENRAKIVLLLVGPEDDISFKQCYATAKKCGVEIRCTGFADLEKKEEIFAITDYYISLAHHENFNYALVESLARGIPAIISRGNDLSHDITGESFCNVVDSRSDVNFVLQQLDNISGCESGVRLKSAKEWVKEHMQFSDFRNKLLILYQ, from the coding sequence GTGGTATTTTCTGGCGATGATATGTTTCGACATTCATTGATAGCTAAGGAGATATATCAACTGAGCCCCTGTGATAATTTTTTTGGCAGAGCTTTTGCTTATATTAATAGGTATGAATTGGAAAGTGCTGAAAAATATGTAGTGAAATCGGCGAAGATCATTACCTGCCATTGTTTGTATAGATTTCATTGCCATTTTGTCCATAAGATGTTCCGACAGTATGGTATACCGTACAATGTTGTTCTTCATGGAGCTTTGGATAGATTCGTTAGATCTCAGAGAAAAATTTGCAAAGCTTTATGGCTGAATATGTTTGGAAAGCAATTTTTGGCCGATGCAAGATATGTGATCTGTGCAACCTCGGCGGAAAAAATTAAAGCCATGGAATTTTTCTCCAATGCAAATTATGTAGATTTATATTGGCCCACAGAGCTTTATGAAAAAAAATGGACAGAATTAGATAAGAAAAGACAAGAGCTAAGGATCCGATATGGAATCAAAGAAGGTTTTAGGGTTTTGTTATGTCTTGGTCGGTTAAACAGCGTCAAAAATCCACTCGATGTCATAATATCTTTAAAAGAAAATCGCGCCAAAATTGTTCTGTTACTTGTTGGGCCAGAAGATGATATATCGTTTAAGCAATGCTATGCTACGGCCAAAAAATGTGGTGTTGAAATTAGATGTACAGGATTTGCAGATCTGGAAAAGAAGGAAGAAATATTTGCGATTACTGATTACTATATTTCGCTGGCCCATCACGAAAATTTCAATTATGCTTTGGTTGAATCGTTGGCGAGAGGCATTCCGGCAATAATATCCCGCGGAAATGATTTGAGTCACGATATTACCGGCGAATCATTTTGCAATGTTGTTGATTCACGAAGTGATGTGAATTTTGTTTTGCAACAACTTGATAATATTAGTGGTTGTGAGTCAGGCGTGCGATTAAAGTCTGCCAAAGAATGGGTCAAAGAGCATATGCAGTTTAGCGACTTTAGAAACAAGTTGCTAATTTTATATCAATAA
- a CDS encoding glutamate--tRNA ligase translates to MEDVRVRFAPSPTGFLHIGGARTALFNWLYARHTSGTFVLRIEDTDAHRDTQDAVDVIFKGLRWLGLDWDEGPFAREKFGPYFQSRRGEIYKKYLAKLRSSDRVYDKDGAIYFKISGEPQVIDDLIRGRVTRKEEKDFVIFRSDGSPVFHFVNVVDDIDMQITHVIRGEDHLSNTSKHIELFKAFDAKVPHFAHIPLILKEHGQGKMSKRDTGALVEDYEKRKILPNALRNYLCLLGWSPKDDTEVLPIEDIVEMFDLKDINKNNARFDEKKLAHINSEYLRSMPMDEFWDIGIKILLDEGIITQDTDREYVFDVLSICQEKMRSFEELSNFVSYFFSEDYEFDDEVKEKLAKFDPKKRIDEVVDGIMNMTDYYQDELEGLIVALAKIHHVKTGDYIHTVRFAVSGRSVGPSFYKLLSVLGKKTVLARLKRALEIFQ, encoded by the coding sequence ATGGAAGATGTTCGTGTTAGATTTGCTCCAAGTCCGACGGGGTTTTTACACATAGGTGGTGCCAGGACGGCGCTTTTCAACTGGTTATATGCTAGGCATACCAGTGGTACTTTTGTGCTGAGAATAGAGGATACCGATGCGCATAGAGATACGCAAGATGCTGTGGATGTTATATTTAAAGGTCTGCGATGGCTTGGCTTGGATTGGGATGAAGGTCCCTTTGCTAGGGAAAAATTTGGGCCATATTTCCAGAGTAGGCGCGGTGAGATATATAAAAAATATCTTGCTAAACTTAGGTCAAGCGATCGAGTCTATGATAAAGATGGTGCGATTTATTTCAAAATATCCGGAGAGCCGCAGGTGATAGATGATTTGATTCGTGGGCGCGTAACACGCAAAGAAGAGAAGGATTTTGTCATTTTTAGATCTGATGGGTCTCCGGTGTTTCATTTCGTTAACGTCGTCGATGACATAGACATGCAGATCACGCATGTGATTCGCGGCGAAGATCATTTATCAAATACCAGCAAACATATTGAGCTTTTTAAGGCTTTTGATGCAAAGGTTCCCCATTTTGCACATATCCCGTTGATTTTGAAAGAGCACGGGCAAGGAAAGATGAGTAAGCGCGACACTGGTGCATTGGTCGAGGATTATGAGAAACGAAAAATTTTGCCAAATGCTCTAAGAAATTATTTGTGTCTGCTGGGTTGGTCGCCGAAAGATGATACGGAAGTCCTTCCTATTGAAGATATTGTTGAAATGTTTGATTTGAAAGATATTAACAAAAACAACGCCAGGTTTGATGAAAAAAAGTTGGCTCATATAAATTCAGAATATCTAAGATCTATGCCGATGGATGAGTTTTGGGACATTGGTATAAAGATACTGCTTGACGAAGGCATCATTACGCAAGATACTGATAGAGAGTATGTTTTTGATGTTTTATCCATTTGCCAAGAGAAGATGCGTTCCTTCGAGGAATTGTCGAATTTTGTGAGCTATTTTTTTTCAGAAGATTACGAGTTTGACGATGAGGTAAAGGAAAAGCTAGCAAAGTTCGATCCGAAGAAAAGGATAGATGAAGTGGTCGACGGAATTATGAATATGACCGATTACTATCAGGATGAATTGGAAGGACTTATCGTTGCATTGGCGAAAATTCATCATGTCAAAACCGGAGACTATATCCATACAGTCAGATTTGCTGTTTCTGGAAGGTCCGTTGGGCCAAGCTTTTACAAATTACTATCTGTGCTTGGCAAAAAGACTGTTTTGGCTCGGCTAAAAAGAGCATTGGAGATTTTTCAATAA
- a CDS encoding DUF721 domain-containing protein: MEFSREINNLIADFRNLPQDESCAIFHREVLMHDALKCLCAMYLKNSLKSMNSNLVANWEQIVGGDYARYCFPSKILPNGMLVVNVSNSVIRSELCFKASEIISRIGKIGCCDRVCSMKFIL; this comes from the coding sequence ATGGAATTTTCCAGGGAAATTAACAATTTGATCGCTGATTTTCGTAATTTACCTCAGGATGAGTCCTGTGCAATTTTTCACAGAGAAGTTTTGATGCATGACGCACTGAAGTGTCTATGTGCCATGTATTTAAAAAATTCGCTGAAATCTATGAATAGTAATTTAGTTGCTAATTGGGAACAGATTGTAGGGGGCGACTATGCTAGGTATTGTTTTCCGTCTAAAATTTTACCCAATGGTATGTTGGTGGTAAATGTTAGTAACAGTGTGATTCGCAGTGAGTTATGTTTTAAAGCGTCGGAGATTATTTCCAGAATAGGTAAAATTGGCTGTTGTGACCGTGTTTGCTCGATGAAATTCATACTTTGA
- a CDS encoding nucleoside deaminase, whose protein sequence is MEPCPFEKKFLSVLRKDDLYFMSLAYNEAIDGWNENEIPIGAVIVFGNQVIASSHNSVCKLVDPTAHAEMLAITQAAKAIGDWRLNETRLYVTKEPCPMCSGAVIMSRIGEVIFGFGDGKMGCLGGAIDLRSIDKINHRPMVRGDVMATECYALIRDFLERKR, encoded by the coding sequence ATGGAACCGTGTCCTTTTGAGAAAAAATTTTTATCGGTGCTGAGGAAAGATGATTTGTATTTTATGTCATTGGCCTACAATGAGGCAATAGATGGATGGAATGAAAACGAAATTCCTATTGGTGCGGTTATTGTTTTTGGCAACCAGGTAATTGCTTCGTCTCATAATAGTGTATGTAAGCTCGTTGATCCTACTGCCCATGCGGAGATGTTAGCTATCACTCAGGCGGCCAAGGCGATAGGTGATTGGAGGCTTAATGAAACTAGACTTTACGTGACAAAAGAGCCGTGTCCCATGTGTTCTGGTGCGGTGATAATGTCGAGAATCGGCGAGGTGATTTTTGGCTTTGGTGATGGTAAAATGGGCTGTCTTGGCGGTGCTATCGATCTGCGTTCCATCGATAAAATTAATCATCGACCAATGGTTCGTGGCGATGTTATGGCAACCGAATGTTATGCGCTGATCAGAGATTTTCTTGAACGAAAACGATGA